TAATATCAACTGTTTTTCATTTCATTTGACTTCCTAAAAATTCCACATGGTCGATCAACCAATTTCCACTAATTTTTTTTAAATTAATTCGATAAGTTGAGGTTGTCGTTGTTTGAATTTGATTCATAATAGTTGTAACTTCTACACTATTTAAAGAGACCAGTTCATTTTCTTGTCCATTGGCATAATAGGATTCATGACTTACTAAGTAAGATTTTGCTGGAAAATCTTTATCATAGACACCCAACTTTAATTCTTCACTACAAGCCTTTGTTAACATTGGCACACTAAATGCTTCACGAGTTTCTAAATCCTTATACGTGAAGTAAGCTTCTAAAAACTGTTCATTGAATACTTGACCATCATGTTTTTGTTTTTCTTCCTGAACTTCTGGTAGTTCTTCAATAATCGTTTCTTTTTCCTTCACTTTCTTTTCTAATTGACTGATTGTTTGCTCCTGTTTTACCACTTGCTTTTTTAAGTCTTGCGCTGTTGATCGTTGATAAAACAAAACACCACAAACAAGCACTAGCCCCATACCGATAATCATATTTTTTACATTCACCTTTTTTCCTCCTAATCTGCAAAGCGCCATACAACTGCACGCCAACCACTAGGCGCACTATTCGTGATTCCCTTTCGTTGTCCGACTAAACCAGAGCCACCGGGATTATTACTTTCTATTATATTAATAGTGCCGTCTTTATTGACTGATTCAACCAACATAGTATGAACACCTGTATCAAATAAATCTGGATTCCCTAAATTTTCATATTGGATAACATCACCTGATTTTGCTTGATTCCAAGCCACTTCTTTTGCCCCCGATTGAAGATAACCAGTTCTGACACCGCCCGGAATAAACGTTCCAGCCTTTGCACCATTGATCCATCCTTGAACAGCTACAATACATTCACCACGTCCACCCCAGCCAGTAGGAAATGACTGTCCAACATCTTTTAAAGCTAATTCAACCGCTTTTTTCTTCCAGCCAGTCGCACTATTTGTTCCACTACCACTGCCGTTACTATTTAACGTTAAATATTGTTGAACCAATAAAACATAAAAGAAATTTCCACCATTTAAATACAAATAACCTCCATTATAAGGGATTGCCACAGGGTTAGGGTACGAATACCTCGTGCCTGTTGAATTTCCCAACGAAGGCGCAACAATGGTCAAACTATATTTATCCGCTAATTCTGTACTATGCTTATGTCCATTATTAGAAACATAATTATTGTAATTGCGCCCAAAGTTATAAGAAGCAACCGCCGTCCACTTATCATTGCCTAATGCTTTGGCATCCTCAATACACCCTTTATAATGCTTCACTCCTTGTGCAATGCTAGGTTCTACATCTAATGTATTGACTGGTAACCCCATACTTTCGCTACTTTGCATCACATCACGCCCACGACCGCCAGTTTCAACCATCATAATTGCGAGTAATACATCCACTTCATTTGGAATCCCTTCTAGTTTTGCATACTTTTCAACCATTGGACGGTGAAGTAACACCTCTGGTGACAAATTAATAGAGCCTGTCGATTCATCACTAGCCTGATATTCTTTTTCACTCCCACCACCCAACAATGAAAGTTGCGGTAAGCTAAAAAAACTTACCACTACAAACAAGCCAATCACTTTTCTTTTTATCTTGTTACGCATACAGTTGTTCACCCTCATCTATCGAATCCCCACGTAAACCAGACAATTCACGATCTAAGCTTTCAAAATATGCTTCGTCTACAATCCGTAAATCTGGTATTGATTGATTGTAAGACACATGATCCTTATACTCATTCATTGCTGGTGGTTCTTCTTGATAAGAAGAAATTGGATCAAACGATTCATTTTCTTGTTCATAAGAATACACGCCAGATTGCGCCATTCGTTTTTGAAGTTCTTCTTCATCTTCATTATCTAGTACAATACTTGCGTAAGGATTATGTTGATTTGCTCTAAGACGGCTTCTTACATCCTCATCATCTTCGGGCATTAAATGTGACGGTATAGACGAATAAGGCGTTCCACTTTGAGGAATCACAACACTATCCATATCATTAGAAAGTTCCGATAGGTTCGTTGTTGCTTGATCTGATCCATCCATTGAGATACTATCCCAAGTTGACGTTTCCGATTGAGACATGTGGTTCATTCCTGATAATTCATTCGGTGATTGTTCATGATAAATACGATCTGTTGACAAATTATCTACTGTACTATTTAAAATCGCATCATCTCTTGCCCCAACATGCTCATAATCACTATAATTTCTCGGAATAGTTCCTGATGGTTCCAATTCATCCG
This sequence is a window from Enterococcus wangshanyuanii. Protein-coding genes within it:
- a CDS encoding lysozyme family protein, with the protein product MRNKIKRKVIGLFVVVSFFSLPQLSLLGGGSEKEYQASDESTGSINLSPEVLLHRPMVEKYAKLEGIPNEVDVLLAIMMVETGGRGRDVMQSSESMGLPVNTLDVEPSIAQGVKHYKGCIEDAKALGNDKWTAVASYNFGRNYNNYVSNNGHKHSTELADKYSLTIVAPSLGNSTGTRYSYPNPVAIPYNGGYLYLNGGNFFYVLLVQQYLTLNSNGSGSGTNSATGWKKKAVELALKDVGQSFPTGWGGRGECIVAVQGWINGAKAGTFIPGGVRTGYLQSGAKEVAWNQAKSGDVIQYENLGNPDLFDTGVHTMLVESVNKDGTINIIESNNPGGSGLVGQRKGITNSAPSGWRAVVWRFAD